One genomic window of Vibrio parahaemolyticus includes the following:
- a CDS encoding Slp family lipoprotein — protein sequence MKVFGRLFLVLVAAFGLSACSSLPEELNASTEQVVTDYKAFAESQGEVTNDVRLGGIIAKVDNFKDKTRLEIVNLPINKSGKPDIDQEPTGRFAVYFDGYLEPVAFSQGRLVTIVGKGAGEEEGKIEEHEYVFPLVKGQGYRLWKIEERVRMYDSPTYFYPCYSINCRMLRNDFPQDGKVIKQVK from the coding sequence ATGAAGGTTTTTGGACGGTTGTTTTTGGTTTTGGTTGCCGCTTTTGGCTTGTCTGCATGCAGCTCTCTTCCTGAAGAGTTGAACGCTAGTACAGAGCAAGTCGTTACCGACTATAAGGCCTTTGCTGAGTCTCAAGGAGAGGTCACGAATGATGTTCGCCTCGGCGGTATCATTGCGAAAGTGGACAACTTCAAAGACAAAACACGCCTAGAGATCGTCAATCTACCTATCAATAAATCGGGCAAACCTGATATTGACCAAGAGCCTACGGGTCGTTTCGCCGTGTATTTTGATGGCTACTTAGAACCCGTTGCATTTAGCCAAGGTCGTTTGGTGACCATTGTGGGCAAAGGGGCCGGTGAAGAAGAAGGCAAAATCGAAGAGCATGAGTACGTGTTCCCATTAGTAAAAGGGCAGGGGTATCGCCTGTGGAAGATTGAAGAACGAGTGAGAATGTATGACTCTCCTACGTATTTCTATCCATGTTATTCCATCAACTGCCGCATGCTGCGTAATGATTTTCCACAAGATGGCAAAGTAATCAAACAGGTGAAATAA
- a CDS encoding alpha/beta fold hydrolase, with amino-acid sequence MHERRFTLPTGEMAALEIGNEKTADLSVVFLHGWLDNAGSFKALMEQLHQLNPKLHLLAVDHFGHGLSSHKSRDNYYPFHDYIADMYQLLDELSPNRLMLVGHSLGALIASCYSAAFPEQVEALVQIEGTGPLTESPSNSLQRLRNGVLSRIRQQNKPERALASFDLALKLRMQANQLSADQLLPIVERGTEYRDNKWYWRHDAKLKCDSLYRMAREHANSITSQIRCPHLIVLGDQGFQHLPSNQVDWGENPPQVVSVAGGHHCHLEQILEVAKRILGVVNKI; translated from the coding sequence ATGCATGAGCGCCGATTTACTCTCCCAACGGGAGAAATGGCCGCCCTTGAAATAGGTAATGAAAAAACGGCTGACTTGTCAGTCGTTTTTCTTCATGGGTGGTTAGATAATGCCGGAAGCTTCAAAGCGTTGATGGAGCAACTTCATCAATTGAACCCGAAGCTGCATTTGTTAGCTGTCGACCATTTTGGTCACGGCTTATCCAGTCACAAATCCCGCGACAATTATTACCCTTTTCATGATTACATTGCCGATATGTATCAGTTATTGGACGAATTATCGCCAAACAGACTCATGTTAGTGGGGCATTCTCTTGGTGCTTTAATCGCAAGTTGCTATAGTGCAGCGTTTCCTGAACAGGTCGAAGCATTAGTGCAGATTGAAGGTACGGGCCCTTTAACGGAATCTCCTTCAAATAGTTTACAGCGTCTTCGGAATGGTGTGTTAAGTCGAATCCGACAGCAAAACAAACCAGAGCGTGCGTTGGCATCTTTCGATCTGGCGTTAAAATTGCGCATGCAAGCCAACCAATTGAGTGCTGATCAGCTTTTGCCCATTGTGGAGCGAGGGACTGAGTATCGCGACAACAAATGGTACTGGCGACATGATGCCAAGTTAAAGTGTGATTCACTTTATCGCATGGCTCGCGAGCATGCGAATTCGATCACCAGTCAAATACGTTGTCCTCATCTGATCGTATTAGGCGATCAAGGATTTCAGCATTTACCATCTAACCAAGTTGATTGGGGAGAGAATCCACCGCAAGTGGTTTCTGTCGCAGGTGGTCATCACTGCCATTTAGAGCAAATACTCGAAGTCGCAAAGCGAATTCTTGGTGTAGTTAACAAAATTTAA
- the fadD gene encoding long-chain-fatty-acid--CoA ligase FadD, with protein MDKPWLSRYPSDVPETINPEQYESLVEMFEQSVQKYADQPAFMNMGSVMTFRKLEERSRAFAAYLQNELKLQKGDRVALMMPNLLQYPVALFGILRAGCIAVNVNPLYTPRELEHQLNDSGATTIVIVSNFANTLEQIVDNTPVKHVVLTSLGQMLPRAKGTIVDFVVKYVKGMVPKYDLPGAISMRKALRKGRRLQYVKPFMSGDDIAFLQYTGGTTGVAKGAILTHRNMIANVLQAKGAYGPVLSPGRELVVTALPLYHVFALTVNCLLFIEMGGRNLLITNPRDIPGFVKELQKYQFTAITGVNTLFNALVNNEDFHELDFSNLRLAVGGGMAVQRAVAEKWLKTTGCYLLEGYGLTECSPLVAAYPHDLVEYNGSIGLPVPSTEVRMVDEEGNVLPNTGTGELQVRGPQVMQGYWQRPEATKDTINEDGWLSTGDIVKFDDEGFLHIVDRKKDMILVSGFNVYPNEIEDVVALHGKVLEVAAIGQPHEVSGELVKIYVVKRDPSLTKEEVIAHCRQHLTGYKVPKLVEFREDLPKTNVGKILRRVLREENDAELAKKSA; from the coding sequence GTGGATAAACCATGGCTTTCACGTTATCCAAGTGACGTACCTGAAACCATCAATCCAGAGCAATATGAGTCTTTGGTAGAAATGTTCGAGCAGTCTGTACAAAAGTATGCAGACCAGCCAGCATTCATGAACATGGGCTCGGTAATGACCTTCCGCAAGTTGGAAGAGCGTAGCCGCGCATTTGCCGCTTACCTGCAAAACGAACTGAAATTGCAAAAGGGTGACCGTGTTGCTCTGATGATGCCAAACCTACTGCAATACCCAGTAGCGTTGTTTGGTATTTTGCGTGCAGGTTGTATCGCTGTAAACGTAAACCCTCTCTACACTCCTCGTGAACTTGAACACCAATTGAACGACTCTGGTGCCACGACGATTGTGATTGTGTCTAACTTTGCCAATACACTAGAGCAAATCGTAGATAACACACCTGTGAAACACGTGGTGCTAACTAGCCTTGGCCAAATGCTGCCACGTGCGAAAGGTACGATTGTCGATTTCGTGGTGAAATACGTAAAAGGTATGGTTCCTAAGTACGATCTACCGGGCGCAATTTCAATGCGTAAAGCACTGCGCAAAGGTCGTCGTCTGCAATACGTGAAGCCGTTTATGTCTGGTGATGATATTGCATTTCTGCAATACACTGGTGGTACTACGGGTGTCGCAAAAGGTGCAATCCTAACGCATCGCAACATGATTGCTAACGTGCTTCAGGCGAAAGGGGCTTACGGTCCAGTACTTTCTCCAGGTCGTGAATTAGTGGTAACCGCATTGCCGCTTTACCACGTGTTCGCACTGACAGTGAACTGTTTGCTGTTTATCGAAATGGGCGGTCGTAACTTACTGATTACCAACCCGCGTGATATTCCCGGCTTTGTAAAAGAGCTGCAAAAGTACCAATTCACAGCGATCACAGGTGTGAATACCTTATTCAATGCGCTAGTGAACAATGAAGATTTCCATGAGTTGGACTTCAGTAATCTTCGCTTGGCTGTTGGTGGCGGTATGGCAGTTCAACGTGCTGTTGCTGAAAAATGGCTGAAGACCACAGGCTGCTACCTGCTGGAAGGTTATGGACTTACTGAGTGTTCACCGTTAGTTGCGGCTTACCCGCATGACTTGGTTGAGTACAACGGCTCTATCGGTCTGCCAGTTCCTTCGACAGAAGTTCGAATGGTTGATGAAGAAGGCAATGTACTGCCAAATACTGGTACAGGTGAGCTACAAGTTCGCGGCCCTCAAGTAATGCAAGGTTACTGGCAACGTCCGGAAGCAACCAAAGACACCATTAACGAAGACGGTTGGCTATCAACGGGTGACATCGTTAAGTTTGATGACGAAGGCTTCCTGCACATTGTTGACCGTAAGAAAGACATGATCTTGGTTTCTGGCTTCAACGTTTACCCGAATGAAATCGAAGACGTTGTCGCTCTGCACGGCAAAGTTCTTGAAGTGGCTGCTATTGGTCAACCGCATGAAGTGTCTGGTGAGTTGGTGAAGATCTACGTTGTAAAACGTGACCCGAGCTTAACCAAAGAAGAAGTGATTGCACACTGTCGTCAGCATCTAACGGGCTACAAGGTTCCAAAACTGGTTGAGTTCCGTGAAGACTTACCGAAGACCAACGTAGGTAAGATCTTACGTCGTGTACTTCGTGAAGAGAACGACGCAGAACTGGCAAAGAAAAGCGCGTAA
- the rnd gene encoding ribonuclease D produces the protein MNYQIITKNKDLEQVCAQARDADVVMLDTEFVRIRTFYPQLGLIQLFDGKHLSLIDPTELTDMTSFIELLKDASVLKVLHACGEDLEVFQNAFGCTPFPMVDTQLMAAFLGHGLSTGFATLVEEYLGVALDKSESRTDWMARPLTQKQLDYAAADVHYLLPLYEKLLDKVTEAGWWEAVQQESDLLVSKRIRETNEENAYLDIKGAWQLKPSELAVLKPLATWRYREAIKRDLALNFIFKEGDLLTVARLGLTSFKKMEAEGMDSRAVNRHGTKIAAIVKKAKQTPPEEYPAKIDRLMDYPGYKQVFKNMKDVVKSAAQKSGLATEFLASKKQINQLISWVWKKDRDPARLPDVMQGWRLELLGEKMNKALK, from the coding sequence GTGAATTATCAGATTATTACTAAAAACAAAGACCTAGAACAAGTTTGTGCTCAAGCAAGAGACGCAGATGTCGTAATGCTGGATACCGAGTTCGTACGTATCAGGACTTTTTATCCGCAACTAGGTTTGATTCAGCTTTTCGACGGCAAGCACTTGTCCCTTATCGATCCGACAGAATTAACGGACATGACATCTTTCATCGAACTATTGAAAGATGCATCGGTACTTAAAGTGCTTCACGCCTGTGGCGAAGATTTAGAAGTATTCCAAAATGCATTTGGTTGTACGCCATTTCCAATGGTCGATACACAGTTAATGGCGGCGTTTCTTGGCCACGGGCTGTCAACAGGTTTTGCAACATTGGTGGAAGAATACTTAGGTGTTGCGTTGGACAAGAGTGAATCTCGCACCGACTGGATGGCTCGCCCTCTCACGCAAAAGCAACTTGATTATGCAGCGGCAGACGTTCACTACTTGTTGCCACTTTACGAAAAATTGCTCGATAAAGTCACTGAAGCTGGTTGGTGGGAAGCGGTGCAGCAAGAGAGCGACTTGTTGGTTTCCAAACGCATTCGCGAAACCAACGAAGAAAATGCGTACCTTGATATTAAAGGAGCGTGGCAACTTAAACCGTCAGAGTTAGCTGTGTTAAAGCCGCTAGCGACTTGGCGTTATCGTGAAGCAATCAAGCGCGACTTAGCACTAAACTTCATCTTCAAAGAGGGTGATTTGCTAACGGTTGCTCGTTTAGGTTTAACAAGCTTTAAAAAGATGGAAGCGGAAGGGATGGATAGCCGCGCGGTCAATCGTCACGGTACTAAAATTGCGGCCATCGTGAAAAAGGCTAAGCAAACGCCACCAGAAGAATACCCAGCTAAAATTGATCGCCTGATGGATTACCCTGGCTATAAGCAAGTTTTCAAAAACATGAAAGATGTCGTGAAAAGTGCTGCGCAAAAATCAGGGTTAGCGACCGAGTTTTTAGCATCGAAAAAGCAGATTAACCAGCTCATCAGTTGGGTGTGGAAGAAGGATCGTGATCCTGCTCGCTTGCCTGATGTTATGCAAGGTTGGCGTCTAGAGTTATTGGGCGAAAAAATGAATAAGGCGTTGAAATAA
- the minE gene encoding cell division topological specificity factor MinE has protein sequence MSLLEFFRPQKKTSASLAKERLQIIVAERRSQNDPAPSYLPQLKEDILKVISKYVDIDPNMVDLTFEHKDDDISVLELNVKLPDDEK, from the coding sequence ATGTCATTATTAGAATTTTTCCGCCCGCAGAAAAAAACGTCTGCAAGTCTGGCGAAAGAGCGCTTACAAATCATCGTGGCTGAACGCCGCAGCCAAAATGACCCTGCGCCTTCGTACTTACCTCAGCTTAAAGAAGACATTCTGAAGGTGATCAGTAAATACGTAGACATTGACCCGAACATGGTTGATTTAACCTTTGAGCACAAGGATGACGACATTTCTGTACTTGAGCTCAACGTGAAACTGCCTGACGACGAGAAGTAA
- the minD gene encoding septum site-determining protein MinD codes for MARIIVVTSGKGGVGKTTSSAAIASGLALKGNKTAVIDFDIGLRNLDLIMGCERRVVYDFVNVINGEATLNQALIKDKRTDNLFILPASQTRDKDALTKDGVQRVFTELDEMGFDFIICDSPAGIEQGALMALYYADEAIVTTNPEVSSVRDSDRILGILDSKSLRAEQGLEPVKQHLLLTRYNPTRVNQGEMLSVEDVEEILHIPLLGVIPESQAVLNASNKGVPVTFDENTDAGMAYSDTVDRLLGNQVEFRFLTEEKKGLFKRLFGG; via the coding sequence ATGGCACGCATTATTGTAGTAACGTCTGGTAAAGGTGGCGTTGGTAAAACCACTTCAAGCGCAGCCATCGCCTCTGGTCTTGCTCTGAAAGGGAATAAGACCGCGGTGATCGATTTCGATATCGGCTTGCGTAACCTCGACCTAATCATGGGTTGTGAGCGCCGTGTAGTTTATGACTTTGTGAATGTCATTAACGGCGAAGCGACATTAAACCAAGCGCTAATCAAAGATAAGCGCACAGACAATCTTTTCATTCTTCCAGCATCCCAAACTCGTGACAAAGATGCGCTAACGAAAGACGGCGTGCAACGAGTTTTCACTGAGCTAGATGAAATGGGCTTTGATTTCATCATCTGTGACTCACCAGCAGGTATCGAGCAAGGCGCGCTCATGGCGTTGTACTACGCAGATGAAGCGATTGTAACGACTAACCCTGAAGTATCTTCAGTACGCGACTCAGACCGCATTCTAGGTATCCTAGATTCTAAGTCTCTACGCGCTGAACAAGGGCTAGAGCCAGTGAAGCAACACCTTCTACTTACACGTTACAACCCTACGCGTGTAAACCAAGGTGAAATGCTGAGTGTGGAAGACGTAGAAGAAATCCTACACATCCCACTATTGGGCGTGATTCCTGAAAGCCAAGCGGTACTTAACGCATCAAACAAAGGTGTGCCGGTCACATTCGACGAAAACACCGATGCGGGCATGGCGTACTCTGACACTGTTGATCGCTTACTAGGCAATCAAGTTGAATTTCGTTTCCTTACTGAGGAGAAGAAAGGACTCTTTAAACGACTGTTCGGAGGCTAG
- the minC gene encoding septum site-determining protein MinC, with protein MTHSPDLKGSSFTLSVLHLSDNEIANTVEFLQEKVSQAPSFFASAPLVINIAKVQGDIDFPALKQGIADAGFIPVGITGSKDKRVQNLASEAGFAIMSASKSPSQAPAKMAPTKVVRTPVRSGQQIYAKDGDLVVLAHVSAGAEVIADGSIHIHGTLRGRAIAGASGQQEARIICHDLQAELVSIAGDYWLSDQIESEYWQKKVMISKAEESLHLEVLAI; from the coding sequence ATGACCCATTCACCAGACCTTAAAGGTAGCAGTTTTACTTTGTCAGTTTTACACCTTTCTGACAATGAGATCGCAAATACTGTCGAATTTTTGCAAGAAAAAGTTTCTCAAGCACCTTCTTTCTTCGCATCCGCGCCTTTGGTAATCAATATAGCAAAAGTACAAGGCGACATTGATTTCCCTGCGCTTAAACAAGGCATCGCAGATGCTGGGTTTATTCCAGTCGGTATAACGGGCAGTAAAGACAAACGTGTACAAAACCTTGCCTCAGAAGCTGGCTTCGCCATCATGTCTGCAAGTAAATCACCTAGCCAAGCTCCAGCGAAAATGGCGCCGACTAAAGTTGTGCGTACGCCAGTTCGTTCTGGTCAGCAAATTTACGCAAAAGACGGTGATTTAGTCGTACTGGCGCACGTAAGCGCTGGCGCAGAAGTGATTGCAGATGGCTCTATTCATATTCATGGCACCTTGCGCGGCCGTGCTATTGCAGGCGCAAGTGGTCAGCAGGAAGCGCGTATTATTTGCCACGATTTACAAGCTGAACTGGTCTCCATTGCGGGCGATTACTGGTTAAGCGATCAAATTGAGAGTGAGTACTGGCAAAAGAAAGTGATGATCAGTAAAGCCGAAGAATCATTACATTTAGAAGTACTCGCGATTTAG
- a CDS encoding YcgL domain-containing protein: MLCSIYKSSKKEGTYLYIPKKDDFSQVPDTLMQMFGKPIPVMTIKLDGRKLAQVDIEKVKASLQNDGFFLQVPPPPENLLEKYKEQKAQQKNEQ; this comes from the coding sequence ATGCTTTGTTCTATTTATAAAAGCTCGAAAAAAGAAGGTACTTATCTCTATATCCCGAAAAAGGATGATTTTTCACAGGTTCCTGACACCTTAATGCAGATGTTCGGTAAGCCTATTCCTGTCATGACGATTAAACTTGATGGTCGTAAATTGGCACAAGTAGATATCGAAAAAGTGAAGGCTTCATTACAAAATGATGGCTTCTTTCTGCAGGTTCCTCCACCGCCGGAAAACCTATTAGAAAAGTACAAAGAACAAAAAGCTCAGCAAAAGAACGAACAGTAA
- a CDS encoding lytic murein transglycosylase: MKKILATMLSVGVCTSAFASSEGFEEYLDKLRAEARNQGISEQVISAAFANVEYKPRAVTADRNQPEKKLTLDEYIPRAVPEWKVKQAKALYKEHYAELKRIGDQYGVQPRFIVALWGVESNFGKFTGNFRVIDALSTMAFEGRREEFFRKETMAALQILDQGHIELDNFKGSWAGAMGQCQFMPSSFLRFAADGNGDGKKDIWQSEADVFASTANYLSESGWDDKFTWGRQVKVPKGIDRSLEGRGAEKGKYLQEWSKLGITKYDGSPLPKLNEDIQAWLIMPDDENGRTYLVYNNYNVLMKWNRSYYFALAVSHLADRISF, translated from the coding sequence ATGAAAAAAATACTGGCTACAATGCTTAGCGTTGGCGTATGTACCTCAGCCTTTGCAAGTAGCGAGGGTTTTGAAGAATACTTAGATAAATTGCGTGCAGAAGCGCGTAACCAAGGTATCTCAGAGCAGGTAATCAGTGCCGCTTTCGCAAATGTTGAATACAAACCGAGAGCAGTAACAGCAGACCGCAACCAACCAGAGAAAAAACTGACGTTAGATGAATACATTCCTCGTGCAGTCCCTGAGTGGAAAGTAAAGCAAGCCAAAGCACTATACAAAGAGCACTATGCGGAGCTTAAGCGCATAGGTGATCAATACGGCGTGCAACCTCGCTTTATTGTTGCGCTCTGGGGTGTAGAAAGTAACTTTGGCAAGTTTACGGGTAACTTCCGCGTAATTGATGCGTTGTCGACGATGGCATTTGAAGGTCGTCGTGAAGAATTTTTCCGCAAAGAGACCATGGCGGCTCTGCAGATCCTTGATCAAGGCCATATCGAGCTAGATAATTTTAAAGGTTCTTGGGCTGGTGCGATGGGACAGTGTCAATTTATGCCAAGCTCTTTCCTACGTTTTGCCGCCGATGGTAACGGAGACGGAAAAAAAGACATCTGGCAATCAGAAGCGGATGTGTTTGCGTCTACCGCTAACTACTTGAGCGAGTCTGGCTGGGACGATAAGTTTACTTGGGGGCGCCAAGTGAAGGTGCCGAAAGGGATTGATCGTAGCCTAGAAGGACGCGGGGCAGAAAAAGGCAAATATCTTCAGGAGTGGAGTAAACTTGGCATCACGAAGTACGATGGCAGTCCATTACCTAAACTGAATGAAGATATCCAAGCATGGCTTATCATGCCTGACGATGAAAACGGTCGTACGTATCTGGTTTACAATAACTATAACGTACTGATGAAGTGGAACCGCTCTTACTACTTCGCGCTTGCCGTCAGCCATCTCGCTGATCGCATTTCATTCTAG
- a CDS encoding LysR family transcriptional regulator, with the protein MLSERAAQMVIFSALIKHKNFTAAAKSLGVSVSHVSKQLSQLEESLGIKLVQRTTRSFTPTEAGKTFYHHCEQVVQAVSSATLEMESQRDEVAGLVRLGLSQSFGTLHIIPAIQELRELYPQLQVEVHLFDYKVDMLAEGLDLWVTNNEHLPEGYIAQRLTDCQFVVAASPDYLLKYDTPTEPNDLSLHNCLIYRSWERDYTGWAFTKGQQELNVKVSGNYSVDLAEAVRDAAIAGWGIAYLATYLLGDEFRTGKLIQLLPDWKASQSMPFYAVYPSRQHMPKKISAVINFIKQKIGNPCHWDQRLAPYISIPK; encoded by the coding sequence GTGTTATCTGAACGTGCTGCGCAAATGGTGATCTTTTCTGCATTGATCAAACATAAAAACTTTACTGCGGCGGCGAAAAGCCTTGGAGTGTCAGTATCTCACGTCAGCAAACAGCTTAGTCAGTTAGAGGAATCTCTTGGTATCAAGCTTGTTCAACGCACCACGCGTAGTTTTACGCCTACCGAAGCGGGAAAAACGTTTTATCATCATTGTGAACAAGTGGTGCAGGCGGTGAGTAGTGCGACGTTAGAAATGGAAAGCCAAAGGGATGAAGTGGCTGGGCTGGTTCGCCTCGGGTTATCTCAATCATTTGGAACGCTGCACATCATTCCTGCGATTCAAGAGCTGCGTGAGTTGTATCCACAGCTTCAAGTGGAAGTGCATTTGTTTGACTACAAGGTCGATATGCTGGCGGAAGGGCTCGATCTGTGGGTAACAAACAATGAGCACCTACCAGAGGGCTACATTGCGCAGCGTTTGACGGACTGCCAGTTTGTGGTGGCAGCATCGCCGGATTATTTGCTTAAGTATGATACTCCGACTGAGCCGAACGACTTGTCTTTGCACAACTGCTTGATCTATCGCAGTTGGGAGCGTGATTACACAGGATGGGCATTTACCAAGGGACAACAAGAGCTAAACGTCAAAGTCTCCGGCAACTACTCTGTCGATTTAGCAGAAGCTGTCCGCGACGCCGCGATTGCTGGATGGGGGATTGCGTATCTCGCTACGTATTTGCTTGGTGATGAGTTCAGAACGGGTAAGTTGATTCAACTATTGCCAGACTGGAAAGCGAGCCAGTCGATGCCATTTTATGCGGTGTACCCGAGTCGTCAGCACATGCCGAAAAAAATATCAGCCGTTATCAACTTTATTAAACAGAAAATTGGCAACCCGTGTCACTGGGATCAGCGCCTCGCACCTTACATCTCTATTCCCAAGTAG
- a CDS encoding NupC/NupG family nucleoside CNT transporter: MNSIIGIVAILFVAWLLSTNRKNIKLRTVAFAFALQVLFALLVLYVPAGRDALNSVSSVVSNLINYGQEGIVFLFGNLATGGFTFAINVLGIIVFFSSLISGLYHIGVMPKVINFIGGGIQKLLGIGRAESLSATANIFVGTIEAPLMVKPYLKHMTDSQFFAVMTGGLASVAGGTLVGYASLGVDLNYLIAAAFMSAPAGLLMAKILMPEDVNKAPDIDISQVEIPRATNVVEALADGAMAGVRIAVSVGGTLLAFISVIALLNGMLGWVGDLIGTPLSFELILGYVFAPVAWLLGVPWEEAITAGSLIGNKIVVNEFVAFIQLAEVKSQLSAHSQAIVTFALCGFANISSMAMLIGGLGSLVPEKRAFVSKHGFRAIIAGVMANLMSASIAGVILSL; the protein is encoded by the coding sequence ATGAACTCAATTATTGGTATCGTAGCCATACTATTCGTAGCATGGCTACTTTCTACAAATAGAAAAAATATAAAGCTGAGAACAGTGGCGTTTGCGTTTGCTTTACAGGTGCTGTTTGCATTGTTGGTTTTATATGTACCAGCAGGACGAGATGCGCTGAATTCAGTAAGCAGCGTCGTGTCGAATTTGATCAACTACGGTCAAGAAGGCATCGTGTTTTTATTCGGTAATTTGGCGACAGGGGGCTTCACCTTTGCGATCAATGTACTGGGTATCATCGTTTTCTTCTCCTCTCTTATCTCCGGTCTTTATCACATTGGTGTGATGCCAAAAGTTATCAACTTCATTGGTGGTGGTATTCAAAAGCTTCTTGGCATTGGTCGTGCTGAGTCTTTGTCTGCAACAGCAAACATTTTTGTCGGCACTATCGAAGCGCCACTTATGGTGAAACCCTACCTAAAACACATGACTGATTCGCAGTTCTTTGCGGTAATGACAGGTGGTTTGGCGTCAGTAGCTGGTGGTACGTTGGTAGGTTATGCCTCGTTGGGTGTCGATCTTAACTACCTTATCGCTGCTGCCTTTATGTCTGCGCCCGCAGGCTTGTTGATGGCGAAAATTCTCATGCCAGAAGATGTGAACAAAGCACCAGATATCGACATTAGCCAAGTGGAAATTCCACGCGCAACTAACGTGGTTGAAGCGTTAGCCGATGGCGCAATGGCGGGTGTTCGCATCGCTGTGTCTGTAGGTGGTACGTTGTTAGCGTTCATCAGCGTAATCGCGTTGCTGAACGGCATGCTAGGTTGGGTTGGAGACCTTATTGGTACGCCACTAAGCTTTGAGCTTATCTTAGGCTACGTATTTGCACCTGTCGCATGGTTGTTAGGTGTGCCATGGGAAGAGGCGATTACGGCGGGCTCGCTTATCGGTAACAAGATCGTGGTGAACGAGTTTGTTGCTTTCATCCAACTAGCAGAAGTGAAGTCTCAGCTAAGTGCTCACTCTCAAGCTATCGTGACTTTCGCACTGTGTGGTTTTGCAAACATCTCTAGTATGGCAATGCTGATCGGCGGATTGGGTTCTTTGGTACCAGAGAAGCGTGCATTTGTTTCTAAGCATGGTTTCCGCGCGATTATTGCCGGCGTTATGGCGAACTTGATGAGTGCTTCTATTGCGGGTGTGATTTTAAGTCTGTAA
- the folD gene encoding bifunctional methylenetetrahydrofolate dehydrogenase/methenyltetrahydrofolate cyclohydrolase FolD has translation MTAQNIDGTLISQTVRSEVAARVKARVAAGLRAPGLAVVLVGEDPASQVYVGSKRRACEEVGFVSKSFDLPASTSEEELLALIDELNNDNEIDGILVQLPLPAGIDTTHVLERIHPEKDVDGFHPYNVGRLAQRIPKLRSCTPKGIITLLDRYNIELRGKHAVVVGASNIVGRPMTLELLLAGCTTTTCHRFTKDLESHVRQADVVVVAVGKPNFIPGEWIKKGAVVVDVGINRLDSGKLVGDVEYDKARESASFITPVPGGVGPMTVASLIENTMLACEQFHTEQ, from the coding sequence ATGACTGCTCAAAATATAGACGGAACTCTCATTTCCCAAACTGTTCGATCCGAAGTTGCAGCACGTGTTAAAGCTCGCGTCGCAGCAGGTTTACGCGCTCCTGGCCTAGCAGTTGTTCTGGTTGGTGAAGACCCAGCATCTCAAGTTTACGTGGGCAGCAAACGCCGCGCTTGTGAAGAAGTTGGCTTTGTATCCAAGTCGTTTGACCTTCCGGCTTCAACATCTGAAGAGGAGCTGCTTGCTCTTATTGATGAGTTGAACAACGACAACGAAATTGACGGCATTTTAGTTCAGTTGCCACTTCCTGCTGGTATTGATACCACACACGTTCTAGAGCGTATTCATCCAGAAAAAGACGTGGATGGCTTCCACCCTTACAACGTTGGTCGTCTTGCGCAACGTATTCCTAAGCTTCGCTCTTGTACGCCTAAAGGCATCATTACCCTACTCGACCGTTACAACATCGAGCTTCGTGGTAAACATGCGGTTGTGGTTGGCGCATCAAACATTGTTGGTCGTCCAATGACACTTGAGCTGCTGCTTGCTGGTTGTACAACAACGACATGCCACCGCTTTACCAAAGATCTAGAAAGCCACGTACGTCAAGCTGACGTTGTTGTGGTCGCGGTAGGTAAGCCAAACTTCATCCCTGGCGAGTGGATTAAAAAAGGCGCAGTGGTTGTCGATGTAGGCATTAACCGTCTTGATTCAGGCAAGCTAGTGGGCGATGTGGAATACGACAAAGCACGCGAAAGCGCGAGCTTCATTACTCCGGTTCCTGGTGGTGTTGGCCCAATGACCGTAGCAAGCTTGATTGAGAACACGATGTTGGCTTGCGAGCAGTTCCATACTGAACAATAA